A single Chaetodon trifascialis isolate fChaTrf1 chromosome 18, fChaTrf1.hap1, whole genome shotgun sequence DNA region contains:
- the LOC139346483 gene encoding crystallin J1B-like — MALTLADRAIGAIIGAAVADAAAQPMHWIYNPDRLKEILSDLEPCPEFRAQSANPFYRRTTGEQTCYGDQAYVLLESLSQCGDVNVEDLTKRIYKFFGPGTVYDLPLNDPYRKKGGPKAILPIDGPWRNGSLKAFFRNVDAGKEETGCDVDCQMDGVTKLAPVVAMFAGRPEMLEKVEQAIRVTQNNDMCVAVTLAAARFLEHFILNGPDPSALDAVLAQLNDPKRQNPQELDRAVIAHIHQVKDNLAKTSQQLIPAVFTNTUALPGAFQGALQGVLKLNQLDEAVRDTMRCGGCTASRASFIGACFGAQTGLQGIPESWRKQTLRFPLLLELAENVVQKSQQL; from the exons ATGGCCTTGACTTTGGCAGACAGAGCCATTGGGGCCATAATTGGGGCAGCGGTGGCAGATGCAGCTG CCCAGCCCATGCACTGGATCTACAATCCAGACAGGCTCAAAGAAATTCTCTCTGATCTAGAGCCCTGTCCTGAGTTTCGGGCTCAGTCAGCGAATCCTTTCTACCGCAGGACAACAGGCGAGCAGACTTGCTATGGAGACCAGGCATACGTCCTGCTGGAGTCACTGAGCCAGTGCGGAG ATGTTAATGTGGAAGATCTGACCAAGCGCATCTACAAGTTCTTTGGCCCGGGAACCGTGTACGACCTGCCTCTCAATGATCCTTACAGGAAGAAAGGAG GACCCAAAGCCATCCTCCCCATCGATGGCCCATGGAGAAACGGTAGCCTGAAAGCTTTCTTCAGAAACGTGGATGCTGGCAAAGAAGAAACGG GCTGTGATGTGGACTGTCAGATGGACGGCGTCACTAAGCTGGCTCCGGTGGTGGCCATGTTTGCGGGCCGACCTGAGATGTTGGAGAAAGTGGAGCAAGCCATACGCGTGACCCAGAACAACGACATGTGTGTGGCTGTAACACTGGCTGCAGCAAG gtttttggagcatttcattCTGAATGGTCCAGATCCCAGTGCTCTGGATGCAGTTCTGGCTCAGCTCAATGACCCAAAGAGACAGAACCCTCAGGAGCTGGACCGAGCTGTCATCG CACATATCCACCAGGTGAAGGACAACCTAGCCAAGACATCCCAACAGCTCATACCTGCTGtgttcacaaacacatgag CTTTGCCTGGTGCATTCCAGGGAGCGCTTCAAGGCGTCCTGAAGCTGAACCAGTTAGATGAAGCAGTCAGGGACACCATGCGCTGCGGGGGATGCACCGCCAGCCGAGCCTCTTTCATTGGAGCCTGTTTTGGGGCACAG ACTGGTCTCCAAGGAATCCCCGAGTCCTGGAGGAAGCAGACGCTCAGATTCCCTCTGCTGTTGGAGCTAGCCGAAAACGTGGTCCAAAAAAGTCAGCAGTTGTAG